From Syntrophorhabdaceae bacterium, one genomic window encodes:
- a CDS encoding TRAP transporter large permease, with protein sequence MSPVIIGLLGFAILFVLLGSGMSIGFAMGLIGFLGMCLLYPLPAAVAKMAITPYHAIANYSLAVLPLFLLMAHVIFQCGFGKDLFKVAGKWLGHMRGGLAMTSIGACAAFAAVSGTSLATAATVGLLALPEMKKRGYDPGFAAGSVAAGGSIGALIPPSGTLIIYGVLTETSIGKLFAGAVIPAIITVISYLATAWFLCWIKPSLGPRGEKVSFKEKVVSLKDCWELILLVCFSIGGIILGWFTATEAGGVGAGGAILLSTLRRRLTWKKLFLAFEDTMRTTGMIYGIIIGAFIFNYFVAKTTLPQAVGEWVAALAAPPMVIVSIIVVIYILLAVVMEGPSIQLLTLPIFFPLLMGLGFDPVWFGVIQVRLLEIGLIVPPLGMCMFVVAGLDKEIPLTTVYRGCISFLVIDIVTMPIFMWWPKTVTWLPSVMK encoded by the coding sequence ATGAGTCCCGTGATCATCGGTCTTCTCGGTTTTGCCATTCTCTTTGTCTTGCTCGGAAGCGGTATGTCCATCGGGTTTGCCATGGGTCTTATCGGTTTCCTCGGCATGTGCCTTCTTTATCCCCTGCCTGCAGCTGTAGCCAAGATGGCCATTACCCCGTATCACGCGATCGCCAACTACTCCCTCGCCGTGCTCCCTCTCTTTTTGCTCATGGCCCATGTGATCTTTCAGTGCGGTTTCGGTAAAGACCTCTTCAAGGTGGCTGGCAAATGGCTTGGCCATATGCGCGGGGGGCTTGCGATGACAAGTATAGGCGCCTGCGCCGCCTTCGCCGCGGTGAGCGGCACGAGCCTTGCCACGGCGGCTACCGTCGGTCTTCTCGCGCTACCTGAGATGAAGAAGCGGGGTTATGACCCCGGGTTTGCCGCAGGATCGGTTGCCGCGGGCGGATCCATCGGCGCCCTCATTCCGCCGAGCGGGACTCTCATCATTTATGGCGTACTTACCGAAACCTCTATCGGCAAGCTCTTTGCCGGGGCCGTGATTCCGGCCATTATCACGGTCATTTCTTACCTTGCCACGGCCTGGTTCTTGTGCTGGATAAAACCAAGCCTCGGACCTCGTGGCGAAAAGGTGAGCTTCAAGGAAAAGGTAGTCTCCCTCAAGGATTGCTGGGAATTGATTTTGCTCGTCTGTTTCTCCATAGGAGGGATCATTTTGGGGTGGTTTACGGCAACCGAAGCAGGCGGTGTTGGGGCCGGAGGCGCGATCCTCCTTTCCACCCTGCGTAGACGCCTGACCTGGAAAAAACTCTTTTTGGCCTTTGAAGACACAATGCGGACTACAGGTATGATCTACGGCATAATCATCGGGGCGTTCATATTTAACTATTTTGTGGCCAAGACGACCCTTCCGCAGGCAGTGGGCGAATGGGTGGCCGCCCTCGCTGCTCCACCTATGGTCATCGTAAGCATTATTGTGGTCATCTACATACTCCTCGCCGTGGTCATGGAAGGACCCTCGATTCAACTTCTTACGCTACCCATATTTTTCCCTCTTCTCATGGGCCTCGGTTTTGATCCGGTCTGGTTCGGTGTGATTCAGGTGCGTCTGCTCGAAATCGGTCTCATCGTGCCCCCGCTTGGTATGTGCATGTTTGTTGTTGCAGGGTTGGATAAGGAGATACCTCTTACAACCGTGTACAGGGGCTGTATCTCTTTTCTTGTTATAGACATTGTCACCATGCCCATCTTTATGTGGTGGCCAAAGACCGTTACATGGCTCCCGAGCGTCATGAAATGA
- a CDS encoding xanthine dehydrogenase family protein molybdopterin-binding subunit, with protein MSDYAVIGKRVPRIDGKEKVMGQAKYAADYSLPDMLWCKVARAPFPHARILNIDTSRAEKLPGVRAVITGKDFGGWTWGFMATTRDEPPLAVDKVRYLYEGVAAVAAIDEDIAEEACELIKVDYEELPGVFDPREAMKPGAPVIHDYRPNNVSVEYHWDFGDVEKAFAESYLVREDTFNTGRVLTGFLEPPASLAYYDPSGYITVWPAKQSPYFHYRHLAGCFKLPLSKIRIIQPFIGGGFGGTKNDSVAGDLCVVMLSKKTGKPVKYIYTMQEVLTTCRRRHNMTIYNKMGMTKEGLLTAIESRVIGHGGAYTAIGPLTMFLTGYGTPVPYRLPNYKYDCWRVFTNNPVSAAMRGHGFTHTRFACDVQMGMMAEELGIDPVEIKMRNAIDNMKPGEAYKAVTGFKLKTCGIKEALQAVTKEEIWRDKDKKPKREGAVSYGVGLSGTAYHGGARQLGHQACAAIVRICEDGTVNLLTGATDCGQGSDTVLAMIAAEELGVRYEDVSIKRVDTAYTPVDPGSYGSRVTLLAGQATQLAARDAKNQLLQAGAKAWKVQPHDIEIRNGVVSMKTNPDKRMSFEKLAKIACYEGAGAVILGRGHSDYGVDEPLDFDKGSGEGGINFSFTAQSVRLGVDMETGKINVDNFTIAHDAGFPLHPVSVEAQNEGGAIQGLGQAIYEGFIMEKGNTRNSTLLDYKMPRSTDTPDIKVIDIITKDPDGPFGAKEASEGSIVSTPSAVIDALHAATGVWFKELPVTPEKIVKALKEAGKWMKAPDEA; from the coding sequence ATGAGTGATTATGCGGTTATCGGAAAACGGGTTCCGAGGATTGACGGTAAAGAAAAGGTTATGGGGCAGGCCAAATATGCCGCCGATTACTCTCTACCTGATATGCTCTGGTGTAAGGTGGCAAGAGCTCCGTTTCCCCATGCCAGGATTCTCAATATCGATACGAGCAGGGCTGAGAAGCTGCCGGGGGTGAGGGCGGTCATAACGGGCAAGGACTTCGGCGGCTGGACCTGGGGTTTTATGGCGACCACCAGGGATGAGCCACCCCTTGCCGTAGATAAGGTGCGTTATCTCTACGAAGGTGTCGCAGCCGTCGCTGCGATTGACGAGGATATAGCCGAAGAAGCATGTGAACTTATCAAGGTTGATTACGAAGAGCTTCCTGGCGTTTTCGATCCCCGGGAAGCGATGAAGCCGGGCGCCCCGGTGATCCACGACTACCGGCCGAATAACGTGAGCGTTGAATACCACTGGGACTTCGGGGACGTGGAAAAAGCTTTTGCAGAATCTTACCTCGTACGAGAGGATACATTTAATACAGGGAGGGTGCTCACAGGCTTTCTGGAACCCCCCGCTTCGCTGGCCTATTACGATCCATCGGGGTATATCACGGTATGGCCTGCCAAGCAGAGTCCCTACTTTCACTACCGGCATCTCGCGGGTTGTTTCAAGCTACCCTTAAGCAAGATACGGATCATTCAGCCCTTTATCGGAGGCGGCTTCGGTGGGACGAAGAATGATTCTGTGGCAGGCGACCTGTGCGTGGTCATGCTCTCGAAAAAGACAGGTAAACCCGTCAAATACATCTACACCATGCAGGAAGTGCTCACCACATGCCGCAGACGACACAACATGACTATCTATAACAAGATGGGTATGACGAAAGAGGGCCTGCTCACCGCCATAGAGAGCCGCGTCATCGGTCATGGAGGGGCATATACCGCCATCGGTCCCCTCACCATGTTTCTCACCGGTTACGGCACGCCCGTTCCATACAGGCTGCCCAATTACAAATACGACTGCTGGCGTGTTTTTACCAACAATCCCGTTTCGGCTGCCATGCGCGGTCACGGGTTCACCCATACCCGTTTCGCCTGCGACGTGCAGATGGGGATGATGGCTGAAGAGCTCGGCATAGATCCTGTGGAGATCAAGATGCGTAATGCCATCGATAACATGAAACCGGGGGAGGCATACAAAGCCGTTACCGGCTTTAAATTGAAAACGTGCGGGATCAAAGAGGCTTTGCAGGCTGTGACCAAGGAAGAGATTTGGAGAGATAAAGATAAGAAGCCTAAACGGGAAGGCGCGGTCTCCTATGGGGTGGGCCTTTCCGGCACTGCTTATCATGGTGGGGCCCGTCAGCTTGGGCACCAGGCATGCGCCGCTATTGTCCGAATCTGTGAGGATGGCACGGTCAACCTCCTTACCGGTGCCACCGACTGTGGTCAGGGGTCCGACACGGTGCTCGCTATGATAGCGGCTGAAGAACTTGGCGTGAGATACGAGGATGTATCGATCAAAAGAGTTGACACCGCCTATACGCCGGTGGACCCGGGGAGCTACGGAAGCAGGGTAACGCTGCTCGCCGGCCAGGCAACGCAGCTTGCCGCAAGAGACGCGAAGAATCAGCTGCTCCAAGCTGGAGCCAAAGCCTGGAAGGTGCAGCCTCATGATATTGAAATCAGAAACGGCGTTGTTTCAATGAAAACGAACCCAGATAAGCGCATGTCATTTGAGAAACTCGCGAAAATAGCCTGTTACGAGGGAGCCGGCGCTGTAATCCTCGGCAGGGGCCACTCGGACTACGGCGTGGACGAGCCCCTTGATTTTGATAAGGGCAGCGGAGAGGGTGGCATCAACTTCAGCTTTACGGCTCAGAGCGTTCGCCTTGGTGTGGATATGGAGACCGGAAAAATCAACGTAGATAACTTTACCATAGCGCATGACGCCGGATTCCCTCTGCACCCCGTCAGCGTGGAGGCTCAGAATGAAGGCGGGGCCATACAAGGCTTGGGCCAGGCCATCTACGAAGGATTTATCATGGAGAAGGGAAATACCAGAAACAGCACGCTTCTCGACTACAAAATGCCCCGTTCTACAGATACGCCGGATATAAAGGTGATTGACATTATCACCAAGGATCCCGACGGCCCCTTCGGGGCCAAGGAGGCTTCGGAAGGAAGTATTGTGAGCACCCCATCGGCGGTCATCGATGCCCTTCATGCCGCTACAGGGGTATGGTTCAAGGAGCTTCCGGTCACCCCGGAGAAGATAGTAAAGGCTTTGAAAGAAGCAGGTAAATGGATGAAGGCGCCCGATGAGGCGTAA
- a CDS encoding 2Fe-2S iron-sulfur cluster-binding protein yields LHPIQQAFVDIGGLQCGFCTPGMVLSAKALLDHNLNPSDQEIRKGLEGNFCRCTGYTKIIESVKVAAEKMRG; encoded by the coding sequence CTTCATCCCATACAGCAGGCATTCGTGGATATCGGCGGCCTGCAGTGCGGTTTCTGCACGCCCGGCATGGTGCTGTCTGCAAAAGCCCTGCTCGACCATAACTTGAACCCCTCAGATCAAGAGATACGAAAGGGGCTGGAAGGGAATTTCTGTCGCTGCACAGGATACACGAAGATCATCGAGTCGGTCAAAGTCGCCGCCGAGAAGATGCGCGGATGA
- a CDS encoding CapA family protein: MAHDKEVLFYAVADLAPDREKPITIFDRVAPVLKKADIVFGQLETVLSLHGSRLPQARHAVLTHPKAAADMKAAGFNVISCAGNHCMDWGREAFLDTLDVLAKAGISVIGAGANIREARKPAIFRTKGSNIALLAYNTILPMAYWAEETRPGCTPLRAWTYYEQIEHDQPGTPCRIHTFPHKEDMKNMIDDIKTAKSVSDVVIVSMHFGIHFIPAVLADYQKEMAYAAIDAGADLILGHHAHILKGAEVYKGKNIFYSMCNFAVDLRMDKAHAESKSFREIQKLNPDWIPDFEALYNFPTDSQKTLVVKCVIEEGVMKSVCFLPTYVDKKTAAPEILRASDARFGQVVRYMEEISKNAGLTTKYVVNGDEVVLA; this comes from the coding sequence ATGGCACACGATAAAGAAGTTCTTTTTTACGCAGTTGCCGATCTGGCTCCTGACAGGGAAAAGCCCATCACCATATTCGACCGTGTAGCGCCGGTCCTGAAAAAGGCTGACATCGTCTTCGGCCAGTTGGAGACCGTGCTCTCATTGCACGGCTCCCGTCTGCCTCAGGCACGACACGCCGTGCTCACACATCCTAAGGCTGCCGCAGATATGAAAGCGGCTGGCTTTAATGTGATCTCCTGTGCGGGTAATCACTGTATGGATTGGGGGAGAGAGGCCTTTCTCGATACGCTCGATGTCTTGGCAAAAGCGGGTATTTCCGTGATCGGTGCCGGCGCCAATATCAGGGAGGCGAGAAAACCGGCGATCTTTCGTACGAAGGGGAGTAACATAGCCCTTCTCGCCTACAATACGATCCTTCCTATGGCCTACTGGGCCGAAGAGACAAGACCGGGCTGCACGCCACTTCGGGCATGGACATACTATGAGCAGATCGAACATGACCAGCCGGGCACACCCTGCCGTATCCATACCTTCCCTCATAAAGAAGACATGAAGAACATGATCGATGATATTAAGACTGCAAAATCCGTATCCGATGTGGTCATCGTCTCCATGCACTTCGGTATTCATTTCATCCCCGCGGTACTCGCCGACTACCAGAAAGAAATGGCGTATGCTGCGATAGATGCCGGGGCCGACCTCATACTCGGCCACCATGCCCACATCCTCAAAGGAGCTGAAGTCTATAAAGGAAAGAACATCTTCTACAGCATGTGCAATTTTGCCGTAGACTTAAGGATGGATAAAGCCCACGCAGAAAGCAAGAGTTTTAGAGAAATCCAGAAGCTCAATCCCGACTGGATCCCCGATTTCGAGGCCCTGTACAATTTTCCCACGGACTCGCAGAAGACCCTGGTCGTGAAGTGTGTCATTGAAGAGGGCGTCATGAAGAGCGTCTGTTTTCTGCCCACCTATGTGGATAAGAAGACGGCTGCGCCCGAAATCCTCAGGGCATCCGATGCCCGTTTCGGACAGGTCGTGAGATATATGGAAGAGATTTCAAAGAATGCCGGTCTCACGACAAAATATGTGGTGAACGGCGACGAAGTGGTGTTGGCATAA
- a CDS encoding TRAP transporter small permease: MGGFERFIYRVSNLGGYLAEFFIAMVVILVVATVVGRALGVALPGAFDLVETFIVVGVSFSLVKAEMADHHTKADVLVKHLSKRGRAWVETINQTLSLFVWAVIVYASYFLTVQKAENHEMTEFLKVPIYPFRAAFTVASFLFCIVLLIKVVHHIKQGVSK; encoded by the coding sequence ATGGGTGGCTTTGAGCGGTTCATCTATCGAGTGAGCAATCTGGGGGGTTACCTCGCTGAGTTCTTCATCGCCATGGTCGTGATCCTCGTTGTTGCCACGGTCGTGGGCAGAGCCCTGGGTGTCGCTCTCCCCGGCGCGTTCGATCTTGTAGAAACCTTTATCGTGGTCGGCGTCTCCTTCTCACTTGTCAAGGCCGAGATGGCCGACCATCACACCAAGGCCGATGTACTGGTAAAACATCTATCAAAAAGGGGTCGGGCCTGGGTCGAGACCATAAACCAGACATTAAGCCTGTTTGTGTGGGCTGTCATCGTCTATGCGAGTTATTTCCTTACCGTACAAAAGGCCGAGAACCATGAGATGACCGAATTCCTCAAAGTCCCCATATATCCCTTCCGCGCTGCCTTTACCGTGGCGTCGTTTCTCTTCTGTATCGTTCTCTTGATCAAAGTCGTCCATCACATCAAGCAAGGGGTATCCAAATGA
- the dctP gene encoding TRAP transporter substrate-binding protein DctP translates to MKRTKILAVLFVGAFFVMLTLPGVTIAQAQNVIKLTYASPYGPDHSFSKADKRYFDKIEKDTKGRVKITPYWGGTLMTGADAIDELAAGTADMALISPSAAKAGYDLTKASVLFFFGANQQDGHKVFMETIKKIPELEKEFKGLKVLAWTGGADFQLLTRRPVRKIDDFKGLRIKARGDTGDVYTPFGVATVPNPMGEVYMMIQKNMLDGVDAPISVLKVLKMADVTKYCTMLGTFGTPTGTRAMNINTYNKLPADIRKIFDDNVDYYSVIAEEEVQNDDKVGLEYAKANGVEFINLPKADLDKLRAVWYEKAQKEAKTLDAKGLPGTKFLNEAQAVIKKYAK, encoded by the coding sequence ATGAAACGTACAAAAATTTTGGCCGTATTATTTGTGGGGGCTTTCTTTGTCATGCTGACTCTGCCCGGCGTGACAATAGCACAGGCCCAGAACGTTATCAAGCTGACCTATGCCTCACCCTATGGACCTGATCATTCCTTTAGCAAAGCCGACAAAAGGTATTTCGACAAGATCGAGAAGGATACAAAAGGCCGTGTAAAGATTACCCCTTACTGGGGCGGTACGCTGATGACAGGCGCTGATGCAATCGATGAACTTGCGGCGGGTACGGCAGACATGGCCCTCATCTCGCCGTCTGCGGCAAAGGCGGGATACGACCTCACTAAAGCAAGCGTGCTCTTCTTCTTTGGCGCCAATCAGCAAGACGGCCACAAGGTCTTCATGGAAACCATAAAGAAAATCCCGGAACTGGAGAAAGAGTTCAAGGGGCTCAAGGTGCTCGCATGGACCGGCGGGGCTGATTTCCAGCTTTTGACGCGTAGGCCCGTCCGTAAGATAGATGATTTCAAGGGCCTACGTATTAAAGCCCGCGGCGATACAGGCGATGTCTATACTCCTTTTGGAGTCGCAACTGTTCCGAACCCCATGGGTGAGGTTTACATGATGATCCAGAAGAATATGCTCGATGGAGTTGATGCCCCCATCTCAGTATTGAAGGTTTTGAAGATGGCAGACGTTACGAAGTATTGCACCATGCTCGGCACATTCGGCACACCTACCGGCACACGGGCCATGAATATAAACACTTACAATAAACTGCCTGCGGACATCAGGAAGATTTTCGATGACAACGTAGACTACTACAGTGTCATAGCCGAAGAGGAAGTACAGAATGATGACAAAGTCGGTTTGGAATATGCCAAGGCCAACGGTGTGGAGTTCATAAATCTGCCAAAGGCTGACCTCGACAAGCTACGCGCTGTATGGTACGAAAAGGCACAAAAAGAGGCCAAAACCCTCGATGCGAAAGGACTGCCGGGGACCAAGTTCCTGAATGAAGCCCAGGCCGTGATTAAAAAGTATGCGAAGTAG